The genomic DNA TACGACGCCGCCCGCGTCGTACCATCCGCAGCGCAGGGCCAGGCGCGAGACAGTACGACGCCAGGAGTGCGGTGGACGGGCGCGATGCCGCGCGCTGTCGACGACCCGCCAGTGCGAGAACATCTCGCGATCGCGCCGGACGGGCTCCGCGAAGCGCACGTACGCTTCGAGTCGGGCGCCGCGCATGGCCTTGCGCACCCTGTGCGCCGCCCCTCGGTCGCATGCCTTGGCGGCACCGAACAAGCGGACCTCTATCTCGTACACGCGGGCTTCGGGGTCAGGATCCAGCGCCGGCCCTCGGGGCGGTTCCCCGCCTGTCTCTGTGGAGAAGCCGCGCACCGGCCAGCCGTGCTCCTCGAAACACCGCTGCGCCTCCTCCCAGTCGTCGGGGCCTCCACGGACCTCGACGAGAGCCCGGACCCGTTGGTCGTAACGCGCGTGCGGCATGCGGGGCTTGCTCCTCCTGTGCGGCTCGGTTCGCCACGTCGGCTTGCGGGCGGCTCGGGTTTCGTCCGGCGGGAGCGTACCGGCCGCCCGGGGCTCGGAGGTCATCGGACTCTCGATGCGAGATCCCTTTTGTCATGGGACTGAACATTTGGCAGGTGAATCGACCGGCTGAAGCGCGAACCAACCCTGGGGTCCGGTGAGTTGTGCACGCGTGGACTGCGTACGGGAAACGAGGGCGGTGTCGCGGGCCGGGCACGCTGCGACGCGGCCCTCGTGTCGGGCGTACCACCGGCTCTCCCCCACAGATCCGTCAAGTCGCAGACAGAAAGCAGCCGCTCTCATGCGTCACTCCTCGGAGATTCCCTACTTCCACCCCCACGCCGTCACCGTCGCCGAGGTCAGGCCGGGGGATCTGCTCGCTCTGTCGGAGGAGGACGTCGCCGGGGACCGGTGGTTCGTGGTGATACACGTCGTGCCCGCCGATACACCCGGGATGCCCGGGGCACTTGAGACGCCCGGGACGCCCGGGACGGTCCGGGTGACGTTGCGGCCGCCGCTCGGTGGGGCCGATCGCGATGAGGTGCTGGGGCGGGTCCGGCAGGTCACGGTCGCCTGTCGGCGGATGGATGTGGGCCGGATTCCGGTCGTCACGTCGGTCGATCTCGCGGGCGTCGAGTTCCGCGACGGGGACCGGGTCACCACGCTGCGCGTCGTCGATCCCCATGCCGTCGAGGAGACGTACGTACGGCGGTGGGGTGTGTGGCATCGCGACCTGGAGAGTCTGCGCGAAGAGCCGCTCTCCGACGGGGCGTTGCGGGAGCTGGCCGGGGAGATCGCCGGGCGCGACCATCTCGTACGGCATCATCCGCGGCCGCGCCGGTCGGCGGGAGGCATGGCGCCGCGTCGGGTCGTCGTCACCGGGCTCGGTGCCGTCACCCCGCTCGGGGTCGGTGTGGGTGAGCTCTGGCGGGGGCTCCTCGAAGGGGAGTGCGGCATACGGGAGTTGGACGGGGAGGAGTTCGAGGGGCTGCCCGTGCGGGTGGCCGGGACCGTGCCCGTGGACCCCGCCACGCTGCTGCCCCGGCCGCAGGCGCGGCGGATGAACCGGGCCGCCCAGTTCGCCGTGCTCGCCGCGCGGGAGGCCTGGCGGGACGCCGGGTTCGACGGGGCCGGGACGGCGGAGAGCGGGCTCGACCCCGCGCGGGTCGGCGTGTCCGTCGGGGCCATCCTCGGGGACGCGTCCGTCCTCGTCGGAGGCGACCGCAAGCTGCGCGCCAAGGGGCCGCGCTCGGTGTCGCCCCTCACCACCCCCATGACGGTGCCCTCGCAGGCCGCCTCGCAGGTCTCTCTCGCGTTGCGCATCACCGGCGAGGCCCGCACCGTGACCAGCGCGTGCGCCTCCGGCACCGAGGCGATCGGGCTGGCCATCGACCGGATCCGGTACGGACATGTGGACATCGCGCTGGCCGGGGGCGCCGAGGCCGTCGTCACGCCCGCGATCATGGCGTCGTTCGCCGCGATGCGGGCGCTGTCGCACCACGGTCTGACGGAGGGCTCGCCCTCCCGGCCCTTCGCCAAGGACCGCGACGGGTTCGTCAACGGGGAGGGTGCCGGGTTTTTGCTGCTGGAGACGGAGGAGCACGCGCGGGCGCGCGGGGCGCGGATCTACTGCGAGGCCGCCGGCTGGGGGCTGTCCGCCGACGCCCACCACATGGCCGCGCCCGACCCGTCCGGCAGCGGCGTCGCGCTCGCGCTGCGGCGCGCGCTGAAGGACGCCGGGGGTCATGTCGTGGACGTCGTGCACGTCAACGCGCATGCCACGGCCACCGTCGAGGGCGATCTCGCCGAGGCGAACGCGTTGCGGGCGGTGCTCGGCGGGCCGGTGCCGGTCACGGCCCTGAAGGGGCACCTCGGTCATCTCCAGGGCGCCGCGGGCGGGGTGGAGGCCGTCGCGACGGCCCTCACGCTGCACCACGGTCTCATCCCGCCCACGATCGGCTGCGCGATCCAGGACGACGAGATCGGCCTGGACGTCGTGACCCACAGCGCGCGCCCGCTGCCGGCCGGCGGAGACCTGGCCCTCAGCAACTCGTTCGGCTTCGGCGGCCACAACGCGGTGCTGGCGCTGCGGCGAGTGGGGTAGGCGGGTGTGGGCGGGTGGGCCCCGGCTCACGCCGAGCGGGTGGGCCCCTGGCTCACACCGAGCTCGTGGGCCCCCGGCTCACACCGAGCGCGTGGGCCCCCGGCTCACACCGAGCTCGTGGGCCCCCGGCTCACGCAGAGCGTTTCCGTGGCGTCGCCTTCTTGGCCGGGGTCTTCTTCGCCGTGGTCTTCTTCGCGCTCGTCGCCTTGGCGGTGGTCTTCTTCGCCGTCGTCTTCTTCGGAGCCGCCTTCTTCGCCGTCGCCTTCTTCGCCGTGGACGTCGACTTCTTGCCCCCGACCTCCTTGGGCGCGGCGCGGGCCGTCTTGCGGCGCAGCCGCGTCACCTCCGCCTGCGCCTCCTTCCCCGTGTCCTTCCCCGTCGCCTTCCCCTTCTTCGCGCCCGTGCGGTCGCGCGTCTCCGAGCCCGTCTCCGAGCCCGTCCCCTCGCCTCGCGACTCCTTCGCCGCGCGGACGCTCTTCTCCAGGGCGGCCATCAGGTCCAGCACCTTGCCGCCCGGCTCATCGGCAGGCGCGGACGGGACCTTCTCGCCGGAGGCCTTCGCCTCGATGAGTGCCTCGACCGCCTCGCGGTAGCCGTCGTGGAGCTCGTTCAGGTCGACCTCGCCGAGCGTGTCCATCAGCGCGTCCGCGAGGTCCAGTTCCTTGTCCCGGACGGTGACGCTCGCGTCGGGGGCGACGCTCTCGGGGGGCCGGATCTCGTCCGGCCACAGCAGCCCGTGCATCGCGATGACGTCCTCGACGACCCGCAGCATGCCGAGCCGCTCCCTCCCCCGCAGCGCGAACTTCGCGACGGCGACCTTCTGGCTGCGCTTGAGGGCCTCGCGCAGCAGCGTGTACGGCTTGGCGGCGGGGACGCCGTTCGCCGACAGGTAGTACGGCGTGTCCATCTGGAGCGGGTCGATCCGGTCCGCCGGGACGAAGGCCACGATCTCGATGGTGCGGGCGGTCGGGATGGGCAGCTGGGCCAGATCCTCGTCGGTGATCGGAATGATCGTGCCGTCCGCGTCCTCGTACCCCTTGCCGATCTCGTCCTGCGTGACCTCACGGTCCTCCAGCTCGCAGAACTTGCGGTAGCGGATCCGGCCGCCGTCCTCCAGATGGATCTGGCGGAACGAGATGGAGTGGCTCTCCGTGGCGTTCACCAGCTTGATCGGGATACTGACCAGGCCGAACGAGATGGCGCCGTTCCATATGGATCGCACGTGCAGCACCTTTCCGATCGGTATCAGCCGATTTCGTGGGATTCTCATCGTATGACGCCGATCACGGAGGTGGCGGGGCGACGGCTGGCCCTCTCCAACCTGGAGAAGGTCATCTATCCGGCGACCGGCTTCACCAAGGGCGAGGTGCTGCACTACTACGCCACCACCGCCGACGCCCTCCTGGCGCACCTGCACGACCGTCCGATCTCCTTCCTGCGCTACCCCGACGGCCCGGACGGTCAGGTCTTCTTCGCCAAGAACGTGCCGCCGGGTACGCCCGACTGGGTCGTCACCGCCGAGGTGCCCCGTTCGGAGGGGCCCGCCCGCATGGTCCTGGTCCAGGACCTGGCGAGCCTGATGTGGGCGGCGAACCTGGTGACCGAGTTCCACACCCACCAGTGGCGGATCGGCACGCCCGGCCAGGCGGACCGGCTCGTCTTCGACCTCGACCCGGGCCCGCCCGCGACGATCGTCGAGTGCTGTGAGGTCGCGCTGTGGCTGCGGGAGCGGCTGGCGGCGGACGGGATCGAGTCGTACGCGAAGACGTCCGGGTCGAAGGGGCTGCATCTGCTGGCGGCGCTGGAGCCGACGCCGTCCGGGCGGGCGACGGAGTACGCCAAGGAGCTGGCCGTGGCGGCGGAGAAGGACATGCCCCGTCTCGTCCTGCACCGCATGACGCGGAGCCTGCGCCCCGGCAAGGTGTTCGTCGACTGGAGTCAGAACGCGGCGCGGAAGACCACGGCGGCCCCGTACACCCTCAGGGCCCGTGCCGAGCCCACCGTCTCCACTCCCGTGACCTGGGAGGAGGTCGCCGACTGCACTGCCGCACGCCCGCTCGCCTTCCAGGCCCCCGACATCGCCCCCCGCCTCCAGGAGCACGGCGACCTGCTGGCCCCCCTGCTCGACCCCGGCCACGCCGCGCCCCTGCCGTGACGCCGCGCGAGGGCGGCCGTCAGCCGGGGCGGCAATCAGCAGCGTCTGAGCGCCTCAGCGGCGCCTGCTCGCCGGCGCGTCTCACACCTGCAACCACGTATGCCGGTCCCGGGCCATCGCGTGCAGCGCCTCGGCATCCGCCGGCTTGAGCACCCCGCCCAGCCGCGCCAGCCCGGACAGGTCCGCCTCCCGCAGGACCCGCACCGCCCGCAGCGGAGCCGTGACATCAAGGGCGGTCGGCCCCACCACCGCCAGCACCGGACGGACCTCGGCCGTCAGCGCGTACGAGGCGCGGTCGGCGTCGGCCCGCACCCACCGCAGCACCGGCCGCGGCTCCCGTCGCCCCACCCCGACCATCGGGTCGGCGACGAGCACCCGCTGCTTGCGGGCGTACAGCGCGTGGACCGAGAACAGGCCGCCCGGCCCGATCACCAGATGGTGGATGCGATCGCCTCCGGGCAGCGGCACCGAGTGCAGGGTGTGCCACCCCGCCCCCTCGAGCCGGTCCAGCGCCTCGCCGACCGCCTGCTCGGCGGCCAGCGCCCGCCGCCGCGGATCCGGCCGCAGCCGGTGCGCAGGACCCGGGTCGCGGTCCAGGTCGATCACCAGCGCCTCACCGGGCCGGTTGGGCGCCAGGTCGTCGTCCGGATGGAGGGTGAGGCGGGCCAGCTCCGCGGGCGTCGGCACCGGTGGCGGACCCACGGTGACCGGCCCGGTCAGGAAGGGCCCGAGCGCGTCGAGCACGTCCTCCCGCCAGTCCTCGCCGAGCACGTTGACCCGGGCCGCCTCACGGTCGTACCAGGCGACGTTCCTCCCGTCCGCCAGGCAGACGTACAGCCGCTCCTGACCATGTCGCCAGGTCGGTACGACGCGGAGTCCGCTCATGCACCATCACCCCATGACCATGGGACCAGGCGGGTGCTCCAGGAGCAAGAAGGCGGCTACCTTTGGGAGCAGTTGGGGGAGTGAGTGGGAGGCGCCGTTGCGGACCCGCAGGAAGCGACCCGATATGCCGGCCCCGGACAGCCCGTGGAGCGAGATCGTGCCCGGTCTGTGGATGGGCGGGCACGAGTTCCAGGGCCCCGCCGGGCAACTGGAGTTCGCCGTCGTACGCGATGAGTTCGACCTGGTCCTGACGCTGCTGCGGCTGCCGGGCCACGGCCCCGACGAGGGCGTCGAGCACCATGTGTGGCCGATCCCGGACGGCCCGCTGGACGGGACGCAGCTCGCGGGCGTCATCCGGCTCGCGCAGACCGCGGCCGAGGCGCTGGAGCAGGGCCGCCGGGTGCTGGTCCGCTGCTACCACGGCTACAACCGCTCGGGGCTGGTCGTGGCGCACGCCCTGATCCGGTCCGGCCGCTCCGCCGAGGAGGCGATACGGCTCGTCCGCACCCGCCGCTCGCACTGGGCACTGCACAACGACCTGTTCGTCGCGTACCTGCGGGCGGGGCTGCCCACGGCCCGCCTGCTGGAGGAACTGACGGAGTGAGGCCCCGCCGGTGGACGTCGGTGGACGTCGGTGGACGTCGGTGTTCGCCGGTGGGCAATGAGCCCCCACTGGTGAACAAAAAGGACTTCCCTATGAATATGGTGTACGAAACCATTCAGCACGCCGACCTCCGCAGGTAAGCCCCCGCCGGGGCGGGGGCGGCCCGGACGCAGGAGTGCAGTGCCGCCCCTCCGCCACACAGGCGCCACCCGCAGCCCCTCACGCGCCGGCCTCAGCCCGTCACGCGCCGGCCTCAGCCCCTCACTCACCGGCCTCAGCCCCTCCCCCACCGGCCGCGCCCGCCGCGCCCTCCGCCGCGCCGGGCGCGCGGCCCTCGGCACCCTCACCGCGGCCCTGCTGCTGACGGCCGCGACCGGCTGCGGCGACTCCGGCGGGCTGCGCGGCGCGGGCGCGACCCCCACGGCCGTCGGCCCGACGAAGCTCTGGCCCCAGCTGCCGGCCGCCACCACCGCGGCCCTCGACTACGGCGAGGCGGACACGGAGACGGTCAAGGGGGTCACGGCCCCCGGCGACGACATCCACGAGGTGGACCCGGTCGACGTGATGCGCGCCGACATCGCCGCGCACCCGGCCCAGTACACCGGCCCGAAGGCGCCGTACCACGAGATCGTGCGGCAGATCGGGAACTGCGGAAAGAAGGGCGCGCGGGGCCGCGCCTGCCCGATCCTCCAGGCGTACTACCGAGATCTCACCGGCGACGGGAAGGACGACATGGTGCTCGGCATCCGCTTTCCCGGCAACCAGCTCGCCGTGCGCGCCTACACCTTCGAGCACCACAAGCTGGTGCAGGTCATGAGCACCACGGACGCCGTGGTCAGCGTGGAGGTGGCGGGCCGGGAGGTGATCATCCGCTCGCCGTCGATACTGCCGGGGTACGAGTTCCGTACGGTCTGGCAGTGGGACGCGCACCAGCACGCGATGCTGGCGGCCCGCGACGAGATCCTGCGCGTGGGCACCGCGCCGCCCGCCTCCCGGGGCACGCCGTCGCCGTCGCCCCCTGCGACACCGGAGCCGGCCCGGTCGCCGACCCCGTCGGAGAGCACCCGATGAGCCCGGCCGGACGGCGCGTGGGCCTCTTGGGACGTCTCCCCCGCTGGACCGCCGCCCTCGCCTGGAAGGCCGCCGTCTTCATCACGGTGATGTGCTGCGGCCTCGCCGCCCTGCTCGGCGTACTCGTCCATGTCTCGGTCACCGACCAGACCGTCGGCGAGGCCCGCGGCCGCGCGCTCGACCGGCTGACGCAGGCGGCGTCGGCGTACCAGGCAGGGGACCGGCTGCCGCCGGGCGCGGACATCGATCCGCCGGGTCTGCCCGCGCGGCTGAAGGAACTGGCCACCGACGGACGGCGCGGCACGATGGTCGGCCGGAACGACCCGGAGCCCACGATGTGGGCGGCGGGCCCCGCCGACGGCGGGCGCACGCTCGCCGTGCGGGTCGACTACGCGCAGGGCGCCCACACCATCGACGCGCTCGACCGGGCGATCGTGTGGTCGTCGGCGCTGGCGATCGGCGCGACGCTGCTGGTGGGCGCGTTCGCGGTGACCCGGGTGACCCGGCGGCTGCACGGCACCGCCCAGGTGGCGCGGCGGATCAGCGCCGGCGACCTGGACGCGCGCGTGAACGACCCGCGGACGAAGGATCCGACGCGCCCCCAGGACGAGGTGGCCGCGGTGGCCGGCGCCCTCGACACGATGGCGTCGACCTTGCAGAGCAAGCTGCTGAGCGAGCAGCGGTTCACCGCGGACGTGGCGCACGAGCTGCGCACCCCGCTGACCGGACTGCACGCGGCCGCCGAACTGCTGCCGCCGGGCCGCCCGACCGAGCTGGTGCGCGACCGGGTCGCCGCACTGCGCACGCTCACCGAGGACCTGCTGGAGATCTCCCGGCTCGACGCCCGCAGGGAGCGGCTCGAGCTGGACTCGGAGCCGCTCGCGCCGCTGGCCGAGCGCGTGGTGCGGGCGTCGGGGACGCGGACGGAGGTCCGGGTCGTGCGCGACGCGCGCGTGGAGACCGACCGGCGCCGGCTCGAGCGGGTGCTCGGCAATCTGGTGGCGAACGCGCACCGGCACGGGCGGGGTCCGGTGGTGCTGACGGTCGACGGACCCGTGGTCACGGTGCGGGACCACGGGGACGGCTATCCGGCGTACCTGGTGGCGCACGGGCCGCAGCGGTTCCGTACGGAGGGCGGCGCGAAGGGGCACGGGCTCGGGCTGACGATCGCGCTCGGCCAGGCGGAAGTGCTGGGCGCGCCGCTGGAGTTCGCCAACGCGCCCGACGGCGGGGCGCTGGCGACACTGACACTCCCCCACATGCACCGCAATGGACCGATTGTCGCGACATAACGGGACATCAGGTCGCCCGCTTGCTACGTTCCGGACATGATCCAGCCCGGATGGCCCGGAACGAAGGCGGTGGCGGACCCGCTCGCTCCCGACCTACGCCTGCCCCGGCGCCGTGGCATCGAGTTCAGCCTCCTCGTCGTCGCCGTCCTGCTGTCCGTGTACGGCTACTGCGCCGTCGGTCTCGCGAAGCGGGGCACCGTCCCGCCCGGCGCCGCCGGTTACGGCGCCGGGCTCGGTGTGCTCGCCCTCCTCGCCCACCTCGCCGTACGCTTCCGGGCCCCGTACGCCGATCCCCTGCTGCTGCCCATCGCCGTGCTCCTCAACGGCCTGGGCCTGGTGCTGATCTACCGTCTCGACCTGGAGACCCCGGCCGACCACGCGGCGCCGGCCCAGCTCAACTGGTCGACGCTCGGGGTCGCGCTCTTCATCGCGGTCGTGGTCCTGCTCAGGGACCATCGCGTCCTCCAGCGCTACGCGTATGTCAGCGTCGTCGGCGCGCTCGCGCTCCTCACCCTGCCGATCTTCTTCCCGGCCGTGAACGGGGCCCGCATCTGGCTCCGGATCGCCGGATTCTCCATCCAGCCGGGCGAGTTCGCGAAGGTGCTGCTCGCGGTCTTCTTCGCCGGGTATCTGGCGGCCAACCGCCATGCGCTGACGTACGCGGGCCGGCGCGTCTGGAAGCTCCAGTTCCCCACCGGGCGGGTGCTCGGCCCCATCGTCGCCATCTGGCTGCTGAGCCTCGGCGTGCTGGTCCTGGAGCGGGACCTCGGCACCTCGCTGCTGTTCTTCGGCCTGTTCGTGATGCTGCTGTACGTCGCCACGGGCCGCACCGGCTGGATCGCGGTGGGGCTGCTGCTCGCGGTCGGCGGCGCCCTCGCCGTCGGCCGGCTCGAACCGCATGTGCACAGCAGGGTCCAGGACTGGCTGCACCCCTTCGCGTCGATCGACGCGGGCCAGGGCCCCAACCAGCTCGCCCAGTCCCTCTTCGCGTTCGCCTCCGGCGGGATGCTCGGCACCGGACTCGGACTCGGCCACTCGATCCTCATCGGCTTCGCCGCCAAGTCGGACTTCATCCTGGCGACGGCGGGCGAGGAGCTGGGCCTGGCCGGCCTGTCCGCGATCTTCCTGCTGTACGCGCTGCTGGTGGAGCGCGGCTACCGGGCCGGCCTCGCCCTGCGCGACCCGTTCGGACGGCTCCTCGCCATCGGCCTCGCCTCGATCGTGGCGCTCCAGGCCTTCGTGATCGCGGGCGGGGTGACCGGGCTGATCCCGCTCACCGGCATGGCGATGCCGTTCCTGGCCCAGGGCGGCTCGTCCGTCGTCACCAACTGGATCATCGTGGCGCTGCTGATCCGGATCAGCGACTCGGCGCGCAGCCAGTACGACGGCACGGCGGCGCCGTGAGCCGCGGGAAGGCCGGGCGATGACCCGCTACATCCGCCGGGCGGCGGCCCTGTGCGCACTGCTCCTGGTCGCCCTGCTGGTCAACGCGGCCCGGGTGCAGATCGTCCAGTCGTCCACGTACGACGACAACCCCGCCAACCGCCGTCCGACGATCGCCCGTTACGGCCAGCCGCGCGGCGACATCGTCGTCGGCGGACAGCCGGTCACCGGCTCCAAGGACACCGGCGAGCAGCTCCGCTACGAACGGACGTACCACGACGGCCCCCTGTACGCGCCGGTCACCGGCTTCGCCTCGCAGGTGTACGGGACGACGGGCCTGGAGAACGCCGCGGACGGCATCCTCGCGGGCACCGACCCGATGCTGTCGCTGCTGCCCTTGTGGAACGGCGTCTCGCGCGACCGGAACCCGGGCGGCAAGGTCGTCACGACCCTCGCGGCGGGCGCACAGCGCGCGGCGTACGAGGGGCTGGCCGGCCGGCGGGGCGCGGTGGCGGCGATCGAGCCGTCCAGCGGGCGGATCCTGGCGCTGGTCTCGGCCCCGTCGTACGACCCGGGCGAACTGTCCGGGACGAACTCGGCCGTCACGAGCGCGTGGGACCGGCTGAACGGCGACCCGGCCAGGCCGATGCTCAACCGGGCGATCCGGCAGACGTATCCGCCCGGTTCGACGTTCAAGGTGGTGACGGCCGCAGCGGCGCTGGACGCGGGCGTGATCAGGGATCTGGACGCGCCGACGAGGTCCCCGGACCCGTATCCGCTGCCCGAAACGAGGATCTCGCTGACGAACGAGGCGGAGGACTGCGAGGACGCGTCCCTGCGTTATGCCTTCGAGTGGTCGTGCAACACGGTGTTCGCGAAGCTGGGCGTGGACGTGGGCCTGAAGGACATGACGGCCACGGCCGCGCACTTCGGCTTCAACGACAAGGGGTTGCGGATCCCGTTCCCGGTCGCTCCCAGCAACTTCGACACGAAGCTGGACGCGCCGCAGCTGGCGCTGTCGTCGATCGGCCAGTTCGACACGCGGGCGACCCCGCTCCAGATGGCGATGATCGCGGCGGCGGTGGCGGGCGGGGGGTCGGTGAAGTCGCCGTACCTGGTGGAACGGACCACGACAAGCGCCGGCGGCACGGTCTCGGCGACGTCGCCCCGCACCCTGCACCAGGCGATGAACCCGTCGACCGCCGCGCGGCTGCGGGAGATGATGACGGACGTGGTGCGAAAGGGGACCGGCAAGAACGCGGCGATCCGCGGTGCCACCGTGGGCGGCAAGACGGGCACCGCCCAGCACGGCATCGGCAACTCCGGTACGCCGTACGCCTGGTTCATCTCCTGGGCGCAGGCGGACAACGCGTTGGAACCCGCGGTGGCGGTCGCGGTCGTGGTGGAGGACGCGTCGGCGCGCCGCGGGGACATCAGCGGGGGCGGGGACGCGGCGCCGATCGCGAAGGCGGTGATGGAGGCGGTGCTCAGGTCGTGAGACGGGGCGGGAGTACGCCCCCTGGACCGGGCTGCCGCCCGGTCCATGACGGAAGCAGCCGGGTGTCGGGGCGCGTCAGGACTCCGTGCCCGCCTCGATCGCCTCCGTCACCTCCGCGACCCGCTCCTTCTCCTCCGCGGCGAAGCGTTCGGCGTCCAGTCGTTCCGCGATCTCCTCGTCCTGGGCCATCAGGAGGTCCAGGTTGGAGTTGCCCATCTCGAAGACGCCCATGTCGACGTACGCCTGCTGGAGGCGTTTGCCCCACAGGCCGATGTCCTTGACGCACGGGACGATGCGGCTGAACAGCAACTGGCGGAAGAGGTGCAGGAATTCGGACTGCTCGCTGTACCGCTCCGCCTCCGCCCGCGGAATGCCGAAGTTCTCCAGCACCTCGATGCCGCGCAGCCGGTCGCGCATCAAATAGCAGCCCTCGATGACGAACTCCTCGCGTTCGCGCAGTTCGGCGTCGCTGAGCTGGCTGTAGTAGTCGCGCAGGGCCATGCGGCCGAAGGCCACGTGCCGGGCCTCGTCCTGCATGATGTACGCGAGGATCTGCTTCGGCAGCGGCTTGTCCGTGGTGTCGCGGATCATCCCGAACGCCGCGAGCGCCAGGCCCTCGATCAACACCTGCATCCCGAGGTAGGGCATGTCCCAGCGCGCGTCACGCAGGGTGTCCCCGAGGAGCGCCTGAAGGTTGTCGTTGACCGGGTACAGCATGCCGATCTTCTCGTGCAGGAAGCGGCCGTAGATCTCCGCGTGCCGTGCCTCGTCCATCGTCTGGGTCGCCGAGTAGAACTTCGCGTCCAGGTCGGGGACGGACTCCACGATGCGCGCCGCGCACACCATCGCACCCTGTTCGCCGTGCAGGAACTGGCTGAACTGCCAGGACGCGTAGTGCTTGCGCAGCTCGCCCTTGTCGCGGTCGGTCAGCTTCGCCCAGTACGGCGTCCCGTAGAGGGTCATCGCCTCGTCGGGCGTGCCGAGCGGATCGTGCGGGTCCACCTCCAGGCCCCAGTCGATGCGCCGCTGACCGTCCCACTGCTTGTCCTTGCCCTTCTGGTAGAGGGCGAGGAGCCGGTCGCGTCCGTCGTCGTACTCCCAGCTGAAGCGTGCCGCGCCCGAGGCCGGCACCTGCCAGTGGGAGTCTCCCGGGTCCTTGGCGTACAGCTCATGCGTCGGCATACATCCCAAGCTCACACGCGGTAGACGAGTCGTCAACAAGTCGCGCACAGGGGATTGACGACCTTGCTGACAAGCAGTCTCATAAGGGGGTGCCCGGAGGTAACCCGTGAGCCCCGGTACCGGTGACCCGTACGACGAGGTGGGACGGCGATGACGACTGTGACGGAGGGCGTGGCCGATGGGTTGCGCGACGCGCTCGGCCTGCTCAAGGACCGCGAGCAGGTGGCCGAGCGGCTGCTCGACTCTTCCGCCAAGCACTCCTTCGACCCGGACAAGGAGCTGGACTGGGAGGCGCCGTTCGAGGAGGGCAAGTGGTTCTGGCCGCCGGAGCTGGTGTCGCTGTACGACACCCCGCTGTGGAAGCGGATGGGCGAGGAGCAGCGGATGGCCCTCGCGCAGCACGAGGCCGCGGCGCTCGCCTCGCTCGGCATCTGGTTCGAGATCATCCTGATGCAGCTGCTGGTGCGGCACATCTACGACAAGGCGGCGACGAGCGCGCATGTGCGCTACGCGCTGACCGAGATCGAGGACGAGTGCCGCCACTCGAAGATGTTCGCGCGCCTGATCAGCCGGGGCGGTACGCCGTACTACCCGGTGAGCCGGCTGCACCAGAACCTCGGCCGGCTCTTCAAGACGATCTCGACGACCCCCGGGTCCTTCA from Streptomyces avermitilis MA-4680 = NBRC 14893 includes the following:
- a CDS encoding beta-ketoacyl-[acyl-carrier-protein] synthase family protein, which codes for MRHSSEIPYFHPHAVTVAEVRPGDLLALSEEDVAGDRWFVVIHVVPADTPGMPGALETPGTPGTVRVTLRPPLGGADRDEVLGRVRQVTVACRRMDVGRIPVVTSVDLAGVEFRDGDRVTTLRVVDPHAVEETYVRRWGVWHRDLESLREEPLSDGALRELAGEIAGRDHLVRHHPRPRRSAGGMAPRRVVVTGLGAVTPLGVGVGELWRGLLEGECGIRELDGEEFEGLPVRVAGTVPVDPATLLPRPQARRMNRAAQFAVLAAREAWRDAGFDGAGTAESGLDPARVGVSVGAILGDASVLVGGDRKLRAKGPRSVSPLTTPMTVPSQAASQVSLALRITGEARTVTSACASGTEAIGLAIDRIRYGHVDIALAGGAEAVVTPAIMASFAAMRALSHHGLTEGSPSRPFAKDRDGFVNGEGAGFLLLETEEHARARGARIYCEAAGWGLSADAHHMAAPDPSGSGVALALRRALKDAGGHVVDVVHVNAHATATVEGDLAEANALRAVLGGPVPVTALKGHLGHLQGAAGGVEAVATALTLHHGLIPPTIGCAIQDDEIGLDVVTHSARPLPAGGDLALSNSFGFGGHNAVLALRRVG
- a CDS encoding Ku protein; translated protein: MLHVRSIWNGAISFGLVSIPIKLVNATESHSISFRQIHLEDGGRIRYRKFCELEDREVTQDEIGKGYEDADGTIIPITDEDLAQLPIPTARTIEIVAFVPADRIDPLQMDTPYYLSANGVPAAKPYTLLREALKRSQKVAVAKFALRGRERLGMLRVVEDVIAMHGLLWPDEIRPPESVAPDASVTVRDKELDLADALMDTLGEVDLNELHDGYREAVEALIEAKASGEKVPSAPADEPGGKVLDLMAALEKSVRAAKESRGEGTGSETGSETRDRTGAKKGKATGKDTGKEAQAEVTRLRRKTARAAPKEVGGKKSTSTAKKATAKKAAPKKTTAKKTTAKATSAKKTTAKKTPAKKATPRKRSA
- the ligD gene encoding non-homologous end-joining DNA ligase yields the protein MTPITEVAGRRLALSNLEKVIYPATGFTKGEVLHYYATTADALLAHLHDRPISFLRYPDGPDGQVFFAKNVPPGTPDWVVTAEVPRSEGPARMVLVQDLASLMWAANLVTEFHTHQWRIGTPGQADRLVFDLDPGPPATIVECCEVALWLRERLAADGIESYAKTSGSKGLHLLAALEPTPSGRATEYAKELAVAAEKDMPRLVLHRMTRSLRPGKVFVDWSQNAARKTTAAPYTLRARAEPTVSTPVTWEEVADCTAARPLAFQAPDIAPRLQEHGDLLAPLLDPGHAAPLP
- a CDS encoding nuclease-related domain-containing protein — encoded protein: MSGLRVVPTWRHGQERLYVCLADGRNVAWYDREAARVNVLGEDWREDVLDALGPFLTGPVTVGPPPVPTPAELARLTLHPDDDLAPNRPGEALVIDLDRDPGPAHRLRPDPRRRALAAEQAVGEALDRLEGAGWHTLHSVPLPGGDRIHHLVIGPGGLFSVHALYARKQRVLVADPMVGVGRREPRPVLRWVRADADRASYALTAEVRPVLAVVGPTALDVTAPLRAVRVLREADLSGLARLGGVLKPADAEALHAMARDRHTWLQV
- a CDS encoding protein-tyrosine phosphatase family protein, with translation MPAPDSPWSEIVPGLWMGGHEFQGPAGQLEFAVVRDEFDLVLTLLRLPGHGPDEGVEHHVWPIPDGPLDGTQLAGVIRLAQTAAEALEQGRRVLVRCYHGYNRSGLVVAHALIRSGRSAEEAIRLVRTRRSHWALHNDLFVAYLRAGLPTARLLEELTE
- a CDS encoding ATP-binding protein; the encoded protein is MSPAGRRVGLLGRLPRWTAALAWKAAVFITVMCCGLAALLGVLVHVSVTDQTVGEARGRALDRLTQAASAYQAGDRLPPGADIDPPGLPARLKELATDGRRGTMVGRNDPEPTMWAAGPADGGRTLAVRVDYAQGAHTIDALDRAIVWSSALAIGATLLVGAFAVTRVTRRLHGTAQVARRISAGDLDARVNDPRTKDPTRPQDEVAAVAGALDTMASTLQSKLLSEQRFTADVAHELRTPLTGLHAAAELLPPGRPTELVRDRVAALRTLTEDLLEISRLDARRERLELDSEPLAPLAERVVRASGTRTEVRVVRDARVETDRRRLERVLGNLVANAHRHGRGPVVLTVDGPVVTVRDHGDGYPAYLVAHGPQRFRTEGGAKGHGLGLTIALGQAEVLGAPLEFANAPDGGALATLTLPHMHRNGPIVAT